The DNA region CGCGCCTTCGATGCCCTCGACGACACCGGGCATGTTGTCCAGGCGCTCGGTGGCGGCGGCCTGGCCGCCCAGCGCAGCGCGTTCGATCACCAACGCGGCGATGCCCTCGCGGGCCGCGTAAAGCGCCGCGGTCAGCCCGGCCGGCCCACCGCCGACCACGATCAGATCGTAGTGGCTGCGCTCGGCGGTCAGCTTCAAGCCCAGTTTGGCAGCCAACGCGGCATTGGAGGGTTCTACCAGGAGCGTGCCATCGGCGAACTCGATGGTCGGGATGATGCGTTTGCCGGCGTGTTTCGCCAGCACGTAGGCCTCGCCCGCTTTGTCCTGCTCGATATCCACCCAGCGGTAGGGGATTTGATGCTCGCCCAGGAACTGCTTGCTGCGGCGGCAGTCGGGACACCAGTACGCGCCGTAGATGGTGATGCCGGGTTGAATCATTGCTCCACCTTCACACCGCGCCAGAACGCGACGTAGTTCTCGATCTGCCGGGCGGCGTCCTTCGGTTGGAGATAGTACCAGGCTGCACCGGCATTGATTTTGCCGTCAACGACCACATCGTAATAACTGGCTATGCCCTTCCAGGGGCAGGTAGTGTGTGTGGCGTTATCGGCGAAGTGTTCGCGCCGGATAGCATCCGGTGGGAAGTAGTGATTGCCTTCGATCACAATGGTCTGATCGCTCTCGGCCAGGATGACCCCGTTCCAGGTGGCTTTCATGCTGTGACTCCCTCTCTCTATGACGAGCACCTTGCATTTGACGAAAAACGGGCACGCACGGCGCTCGGTTGAGCAGCCAGCGCGCCCGCAGCTTCACTCCTCGTTGCCGCGCCGCCCTTACGCTTGCTGGACGAATTCGGCCTCGATGTGGACGTTGATCTCTTTGCTCACCAGCCAGCCGCCGGTCTCCAAGGCCACATTCCAGGTCAGGCCCCAATCTTCGCGATTAATCTTGGCGTTAGCTTCAAAACCCAGCGCCGTGGCGCCCCACGGGGACTTGGATGTGCCCAGGTATTCCACGTCAAGCACCACCGGCTTGGTCACGCCGCGGATGGTCAGTTCACCATGAAGCTTGGCCGTCGCTTCACCGGTGCGTTCGACACGGGTGCTCTTGAAGACCAGTTCAGGGAACTCGGCCGCGTTAAGGAAGTCGGGGGACTTCAGATGGGCGTCGCGCTGGGCGTCACGCGTGTCGATGCTGCTGGCGTCTATTCGTGCTTCAACGGTGGTGTTCTCCGGCTGGTCCTGGTCCAGATTGAACTCAACTGTGAACTTCTGAAATTCGCCTCGCGCTTTCGATAACATCATGTGGCGCGCCACAAACTGAACGGAACTGTGGGAAAGATCGAGTTGCCAAGTCATTGTATTTCTCCTCGCGTCTGCTGCTTCGATTGTATAGCCAGAGGATACCCGCTGGCCTCACCCCTTCTGACGTCAGGTGTGCGGCGGATCTTACCCCGCGACTACGCGCTCTCCACTTCGGCTTTCAGGGCAGCCAGAAGCGCCTCAAACTCCTCTCGACATTCGGCACAGCGGTCCAGGTGGTCCTGGACCAGCGGCATGGCATCGGAGGCGTTCTTGCCTGCCAGGTGCAGGTCGGCGAAGCGGTCGAGCTGCTCGTAGCATGCATCGCACCCGATCTCATCCGGACGCGTGGCGGCGACCATGCTCACCATCTGGGCAAGCTGGTCCGGTTGCAGTGGGGTCATGTGGGCCTTTTGCTTGCCCCCCGTAATTCTGGCCCAAAGTCGTCGCATCATATGTACTTCGCTCAGCTCTCAGCAAACATCGCCAGCAGTTCGTCTGGCGACAGTCCCTCACGCATCATCCGACCCTGCAACCGTTGGCGCGCGTCGTGTAACAGCTTGTACATGGCATTGCGATTCGTGCCCATGCGCTCCGCGACCTCTTGCAGG from candidate division KSB1 bacterium includes:
- a CDS encoding DUF427 domain-containing protein — its product is MKATWNGVILAESDQTIVIEGNHYFPPDAIRREHFADNATHTTCPWKGIASYYDVVVDGKINAGAAWYYLQPKDAARQIENYVAFWRGVKVEQ
- a CDS encoding YceI family protein; translated protein: MTWQLDLSHSSVQFVARHMMLSKARGEFQKFTVEFNLDQDQPENTTVEARIDASSIDTRDAQRDAHLKSPDFLNAAEFPELVFKSTRVERTGEATAKLHGELTIRGVTKPVVLDVEYLGTSKSPWGATALGFEANAKINREDWGLTWNVALETGGWLVSKEINVHIEAEFVQQA